The Triticum aestivum cultivar Chinese Spring chromosome 3A, IWGSC CS RefSeq v2.1, whole genome shotgun sequence genome includes a region encoding these proteins:
- the LOC123062193 gene encoding uncharacterized protein, translated as MLRRAAPSAATALLRRALSNSPRPRSSAAATAVASSSAVNSILLRSLKEHYLEVSKMTPPPKISPPKPYTIVKGALDQTSGPVLRRSYGEAGEEISISVARLSNIMPPGADSDSDGSDGAGGVSGSISQLFLHVDISRPESSKSLQFLCGLYPDAVGIHSVCLRSKTAASGAVAVAAAAKGGGEYQGRIFQELDEKVRDAFHFYIEARGINEKLFPFLQAWLYVKDHRNLIRWFKSVGAVINEPKPE; from the exons AtgctccgccgcgccgccccctccgccgccaCGGCGCTCCTTCGCCGCGCCCTCTCCAACTCACCACGGCCACGCTCCTCCGCCGCGGCCACCGCAGTCGCGTCCTCCTCGGCCGTGAACTCCATCCTCCTCCGCTCCCTCAAGGAGCACTACCTCGAGGTCTCCAAAATGACGCCCCCGCCCAAGATCAGCCCGCCCAAGCCCTACACCATCGTCAAGGGCGCCCTGGACCAGACTTCGGGCCCCGTGCTCCGCCGCAGCTACGGCGAGGCCGGTGAGGAGATCTCCATCTCCGTCGCCAGGCTCTCCAACATCATGCCCCCCGGCGCCGACTCTGACTCCGACGGCTCCGACGGCGCAGGTGGGGTGAGCGGGTCAATCAGCCAGCTCTTCCTCCACGTCGACATCTCCAGGCCGGAGAGCAGCAAGTCGCTGCAGTTCCTCTGTGGATTGTACCCCGACGCCGTCGGGATCCATTCCGTCTGCCTTCGGTCGAAGACGGCCGCGTCTGGTgcggtggcggtggccgcggcggcgaagGGCGGTGGCGAGTACCAGGGCCGCATCTTCCA AGAGTTGGATGAGAAGGTGCGTGATGCATTCCATTTTTACATTGAGGCCCGTGGCATAAATGAGAAGCTCTTCCCGTTTCTACAAGCGTGGCTCTATGTGAAGGACCACCGCAACCTGATACGCTGGTTTAAGAGTGTGGGTGCAGTCATCAATGAGCCAAAGCCCGAGTAA